A portion of the Gemmatimonadota bacterium genome contains these proteins:
- a CDS encoding HNH endonuclease family protein, whose amino-acid sequence MFKRIVGCLLLIMATANIAEAIDGDLDRDGDVDFQDFLILVQNFGKQGPPSLARTDTIYVTQIDTVYAPSDTIYVTKTDTVFTTIRDTIYVSKVDTFYIEAGAPVIPYDRDLYRHWVDADGDCQDTRQEVLISESLQPVVLDDRGCRVVSGEWLDLYTGQTFTDPSRLDIDHFIPLAEAHRSGADIWTPEQRQAFANDLTNEHSLIAVSASANRSKGDRDPANWLPPDESFQCEYIKRWVAVKEYFNLRMDATERNFLQNHPCLQDN is encoded by the coding sequence ATGTTCAAAAGAATTGTTGGATGCCTATTGCTTATTATGGCAACAGCCAATATTGCTGAAGCCATTGATGGCGATCTCGATAGAGACGGGGATGTAGATTTTCAAGACTTCTTAATTTTAGTGCAAAATTTCGGGAAACAAGGCCCTCCTTCGCTAGCACGTACTGATACCATTTATGTGACCCAAATAGACACCGTATATGCCCCGTCTGATACCATTTACGTAACGAAAACAGACACTGTATTTACTACCATTAGAGACACCATATACGTCTCAAAAGTAGATACGTTTTATATTGAGGCAGGTGCGCCTGTCATTCCCTATGACCGCGACCTTTATAGACATTGGGTTGATGCGGATGGGGACTGTCAAGACACAAGACAGGAAGTTTTAATATCCGAAAGCCTGCAACCCGTCGTTCTCGACGATCGGGGATGTCGAGTTGTGTCGGGCGAATGGTTAGATCTGTACACCGGACAGACTTTTACCGATCCGAGCAGATTGGACATCGACCACTTTATTCCGCTGGCTGAAGCCCATAGAAGTGGAGCAGATATCTGGACGCCAGAACAAAGACAAGCATTCGCCAATGATTTGACGAATGAACATTCTTTAATTGCTGTGTCTGCATCTGCCAATCGGTCTAAAGGAGATCGAGACCCCGCAAACTGGTTGCCACCGGATGAGTCTTTTCAATGCGAGTATATAAAACGGTGGGTGGCCGTGAAGGAGTATTTCAACTTGCGTATGGATGCGACAGAAAGGAATTTCTTACAAAATCATCCATGCTTGCAGGATAATTAA